The genomic stretch GAAGTGAATTTCAAGTCGATCGctgctgctctttatttgagcataaaagAAGTATCTGATGATTGGAAGTCGAGTGGAGGTGTCTCGGGGTTCTCTTTGAAATTCTTAGTGAGAAAAGCTAAAGAAGAATTTGAGAAAAAGAATTGGAACGCGTACAATGCATTGCTTGCTGTGGCTATTTACGGGATTGTGATGTTCCCGAATGTTCCCAATTTTGTAGACTCGGCCCCGGTACACATCTTCATAGGAAAGAATCCTATTCCTACATTGTTGGCTGATACCTATTATGCCGTTCATTCCCGATATGAGAAAAGTGGCGGTGCTATCACTTgttgccttcaattgttgttcatcGGGTTCCTCTCTCTGTTGCCAAGCAAAGGACCTTTTGTGAAGACAAGGGAGACACTCAAGTGAACCCACAGGATTATGTCGCTTACTTCATATGATATTCAATGGCAAAAGTACCGGATCAATGTTTCCGAGGTGATAGTCGGGTGCGGTGAGTTCGACAATGTTCCTTTGGTTGGTACTAGAGGTTGCATCAATTACAATCCCGTGGTATCTTTGCGTCAATTGGGGTATACCTTGAAAGACAAACCGGCGAATCATTTGGTAGTGGAGACGGTCTATTTTGAGAAGGGGTCGGATCCAGAAAAATTGAAGAGGATAATTGTGGCTTGGAAGAAAATCCGTAAGCATTATGGAGCCCATTTAGGGAAGAAAGAATCGCTTGCTCTAACACTGTATGTCAAGTGGATTGTAAAGCGGGTTGGAAACTTGTTGTTGCCATATGACAGGGTCGCACCacttcaaaagcaacctcctttgaTTCCATCTGAATTTGTGCCAACAGAACTTTACAAGAATGCTTAAGTTACCAATTACAAGTTGCATGAAAGAGAACAAGAGACCAACTTGAAATTCTTTGAAGAGAGAGATGCAAAGATGAGATTAATGCACCAGCTCAAGCAAGTCGAAGGCGCAAGTTCAAGCCAATCCAGT from Vicia villosa cultivar HV-30 ecotype Madison, WI linkage group LG4, Vvil1.0, whole genome shotgun sequence encodes the following:
- the LOC131597825 gene encoding uncharacterized protein LOC131597825 encodes the protein MDIPVDTVKEAKRHTHTYSFFREPLTALEGLSSLMTAFCLKNFTDNYGNILTLLETVVDTPALQTLMQFYHPEMRCFTFQDYQLAPTLEEYSIILNLKIKDEVPFIDVPKEVNFKSIAAALYLSIKEVSDDWKSSGGVSGFSLKFLVRKAKEEFEKKNWNAYNALLAVAIYGIVMFPNVPNFVDSAPVHIFIGKNPIPTLLADTYYAVHSRYEKSGGAITCCLQLLFIGFLSLLPSKGPFVKTRETLK